A genomic region of Ignavibacteria bacterium contains the following coding sequences:
- a CDS encoding EVE domain-containing protein → MPNYWLFKSEPDVYSIDDLQRDKKTYWDGVRNYEARNYLRDKVKVGDLVLFYHSNCDEPGVYGICEIVKEGYPDFTQFDPSNKHFDPKAKEDKPIWYMVDVKFVKKLKKPVLLEDIKSNQKLSKMRLLQKGNRLSIIPLTKSEFEEILKMSEK, encoded by the coding sequence ATGCCAAATTACTGGTTGTTTAAATCCGAACCGGATGTTTATTCTATTGATGATTTACAACGAGATAAAAAAACTTATTGGGATGGTGTTCGAAACTACGAAGCCAGAAATTATTTAAGAGATAAAGTTAAAGTTGGTGATTTAGTTTTGTTTTATCACAGCAATTGTGATGAACCGGGTGTTTACGGAATCTGTGAAATTGTCAAAGAAGGTTATCCTGATTTTACGCAGTTTGATCCATCCAATAAACATTTTGATCCAAAAGCAAAAGAAGACAAACCAATTTGGTATATGGTGGATGTTAAATTTGTAAAAAAGTTGAAGAAACCTGTTTTACTTGAAGATATAAAATCAAATCAAAAACTTAGCAAGATGCGACTCTTGCAGAAGGGAAATCGACTTTCTATCATTCCTTTAACTAAATCAGAATTTGAAGAAATTTTGAAGATGAGTGAGAAATAA